A genomic region of Halopelagius longus contains the following coding sequences:
- a CDS encoding SDR family oxidoreductase, translating into MGETVLVTGCSSGIGRATALRFREAGWTVYAAARDTDADAVRTLEDRDCRVVELDVTDEASVETAVGRVFEEEGGLECLVNNAGYGQFGAVEDVPMEKVRRQFDVNTYGPIRLMRAVLPRMRERGRGTIINVTAGFGGLTVPGLGIYTGSKFALESVSDALRQETADTGVNVVCVQPGLVATPFYDRALEEVESVEHTPAYADLYRALEEVESVEHTPAYADLYRALESIGVVREGGPGINRPERVAETIVAAATADRPDPTYRVGALAAFGTYAAAVVRGRLREAASRVGLRIASNGAVRRLLRRRRRE; encoded by the coding sequence ATGGGAGAGACTGTTCTCGTCACCGGTTGTTCGTCGGGTATCGGCCGCGCGACTGCGCTTCGGTTCCGCGAGGCGGGGTGGACGGTGTACGCCGCCGCACGCGATACGGACGCGGACGCGGTTCGGACGCTCGAAGACCGGGACTGTCGGGTCGTCGAACTCGACGTGACCGACGAGGCGTCGGTCGAAACGGCCGTCGGCCGCGTCTTCGAGGAGGAGGGCGGCCTCGAGTGCCTCGTCAACAACGCGGGGTACGGCCAGTTCGGCGCGGTGGAGGACGTGCCGATGGAGAAGGTGAGGCGGCAGTTCGACGTCAACACGTACGGTCCGATTCGACTGATGCGCGCCGTCCTCCCTCGGATGCGCGAACGCGGCCGCGGGACGATTATCAACGTCACGGCGGGGTTCGGCGGCCTGACGGTGCCGGGGCTGGGAATCTACACCGGTTCGAAGTTCGCGTTAGAGTCCGTCAGCGACGCACTCCGCCAAGAGACGGCCGACACCGGCGTGAACGTCGTCTGCGTCCAACCGGGGCTGGTGGCGACGCCGTTCTACGACCGCGCACTCGAAGAAGTCGAGTCGGTCGAACACACCCCGGCGTACGCCGACCTCTACCGCGCACTCGAAGAAGTCGAGTCGGTCGAACACACCCCGGCGTACGCCGACCTCTACCGCGCACTCGAATCTATCGGCGTCGTCCGCGAGGGCGGCCCCGGAATCAACCGCCCCGAACGCGTCGCCGAGACTATCGTCGCCGCCGCCACCGCCGACCGGCCGGACCCTACCTACCGAGTGGGCGCACTCGCGGCGTTCGGAACGTACGCCGCCGCCGTCGTCCGCGGGCGTCTCCGCGAGGCGGCGTCGAGGGTCGGCCTCAGAATCGCCTCGAACGGCGCGGTTCGGCGCCTCCTGCGGCGGCGACGGCGCGAGTGA
- a CDS encoding NAD(P)/FAD-dependent oxidoreductase: MSDRPRYEVVVVGGGPAGLTTALYATRLGHRTAAFDEQGGRHTAVRDVHNVYGVSEDVSGKQLSELAVRQLEEYGGDFHPDAVERIERDDDGRFRVEASHATVTAERVVLATGFSDEEPGVPELRRFTGRGLHYCLHCDAYVLGDGPVFVLGHGDHAAEVAMLMLNFTADVELLLNGADPEWSDETEERLRAHPVERIDTDVVSAFPADEDEDDPWLGGLRFADRSDREYLGGFAVYGKEYNTSLADSLGCELADDGAVAVDENFETSVEGVYAVGDVTHGQNQTSIAVGDGARAGIALHKDLRTYPLSREELDSADDRPVPGAAGDVRARMRRVRGLDEHAGLRWPAPEEGRVERE; the protein is encoded by the coding sequence ATGAGCGACCGGCCGCGCTACGAAGTCGTCGTCGTGGGCGGCGGGCCCGCGGGGTTGACGACTGCGCTGTACGCCACGCGACTCGGCCACCGAACCGCGGCGTTCGACGAACAGGGCGGCAGGCACACCGCGGTCCGAGACGTGCACAACGTCTACGGCGTCTCCGAGGACGTCTCGGGCAAGCAACTCTCGGAACTGGCCGTTCGACAGCTCGAAGAGTACGGCGGCGACTTCCACCCCGACGCGGTCGAGCGAATCGAACGGGACGACGACGGCCGGTTCCGGGTGGAGGCGTCCCACGCGACGGTCACGGCGGAACGCGTCGTCCTCGCGACGGGGTTCTCGGACGAGGAACCGGGCGTGCCCGAACTGCGGCGCTTCACGGGGCGCGGACTGCACTACTGTCTCCACTGCGACGCGTACGTCCTCGGGGACGGCCCCGTCTTCGTTCTCGGCCACGGCGACCACGCGGCGGAGGTGGCGATGCTGATGCTCAACTTCACCGCCGACGTGGAGTTGCTGTTGAACGGCGCGGACCCCGAGTGGAGCGACGAGACGGAGGAACGCCTCCGCGCGCACCCCGTCGAACGAATCGATACGGACGTGGTCTCGGCGTTCCCGGCGGACGAGGACGAAGACGACCCGTGGTTGGGCGGACTGCGGTTCGCCGACAGGTCGGACCGCGAGTACCTCGGCGGGTTCGCCGTCTACGGCAAGGAGTACAACACCTCCCTGGCCGACTCTCTCGGCTGCGAACTCGCCGACGACGGGGCGGTTGCGGTGGACGAGAACTTCGAGACGAGCGTCGAGGGCGTCTACGCCGTCGGCGACGTGACGCACGGACAGAACCAGACGTCGATAGCCGTCGGCGACGGCGCGCGGGCGGGTATCGCCCTCCACAAGGACCTGCGGACGTACCCCCTCTCGCGCGAGGAACTCGACTCGGCGGACGACCGCCCGGTTCCGGGCGCGGCGGGCGACGTGCGCGCGCGGATGCGCCGCGTCCGCGGACTCGACGAACACGCCGGCCTTCGATGGCCCGCGCCCGAGGAGGGCCGCGTCGAACGCGAGTAA
- a CDS encoding formate/nitrite transporter family protein, whose product MSTSDEGEPSGASLSYSNILEREMENALKELDRPTKGLFLSGLAAGMNLSFGALFMGMVLTYSLSFPSTLVKQFLLAAASSVAFLFVVLGQTELYTAHTTLAVLPVLDGRTSMRELGRLWSVVYIANLVGCAVFAGLIAVLGPEMGIVAPAAFESLANALLAHPWWVILLSGVVAGWLMGTVTWLVAASRDTIGRVAVTLIVTAAIGFGPFHHAILGTTEVLGAMFLGTGVTLGQFGHFILWTTVGNTLGGGVFVAGLNYGHAALAGEEKDVEIDPGAETGDD is encoded by the coding sequence ATGAGCACGAGCGACGAGGGAGAGCCGTCGGGGGCATCACTTTCCTACAGCAACATCCTCGAACGGGAGATGGAGAACGCCCTGAAGGAACTCGACAGGCCGACGAAGGGGCTGTTTCTCTCGGGTCTCGCGGCGGGGATGAACCTCAGTTTCGGCGCGCTGTTCATGGGGATGGTGCTGACGTACTCGCTTTCTTTCCCCTCGACGCTCGTCAAGCAGTTCCTGCTGGCGGCGGCGTCGTCGGTGGCGTTCCTGTTCGTCGTCCTCGGGCAGACGGAACTGTACACCGCGCACACGACGCTCGCGGTGTTGCCGGTGTTGGACGGACGGACGTCGATGCGCGAACTCGGACGCCTCTGGAGCGTCGTCTACATCGCCAACCTCGTCGGATGCGCGGTGTTCGCCGGCCTCATCGCCGTCCTCGGCCCGGAGATGGGCATCGTCGCGCCGGCCGCCTTCGAGAGTCTCGCGAACGCCCTGTTGGCCCACCCGTGGTGGGTCATCCTCCTGTCCGGCGTCGTCGCCGGATGGTTGATGGGCACCGTCACGTGGTTGGTCGCCGCCAGTCGGGACACCATCGGCCGCGTCGCCGTCACCCTCATCGTCACCGCCGCCATCGGGTTCGGCCCGTTCCACCACGCCATCCTCGGGACGACCGAAGTCCTCGGCGCGATGTTCCTCGGGACGGGCGTCACCCTCGGGCAGTTCGGCCACTTCATCCTCTGGACGACGGTCGGAAACACCCTCGGGGGCGGCGTGTTCGTCGCGGGCCTCAACTACGGGCACGCCGCCCTCGCGGGCGAGGAGAAGGACGTCGAGATAGACCCCGGCGCGGAGACGGGCGACGACTGA
- a CDS encoding sugar-transfer associated ATP-grasp domain-containing protein, whose product MLERIRRARDRVRREGVGSFAYEAVRSSLPFRDRFRLDLLVFEWTKGRKVPLEPRSRLRMLRHGFLSSSYYLYGFDERRNYDDYVSEYEKMAYTAHINGRTRTYLDDKFQFYSAMRSRGFGDRLPELFGAIDGGRADVEDVGADRVLELLDGGERLVLKSATGAGGSGVYICRAADDGEGYVVNGDAASASEVRSVVSSVERYLVTEYNEQADYAAAVYPDSPNTVRVMTMHPGDDDAFVAAVVHRFGTAASGGVDNWSRGGIACEVDEATGELRRATRYPFDGELRWFEAHPDTDATIEGRSVPGWERVREGVLELAEAFPDMPYVGWDLLVTEPGEFVVLEGNNQSDVDLVQANRPLLTDDRVCDFYEEFVAADEWPPGGS is encoded by the coding sequence ATGCTCGAACGGATTCGGCGTGCGCGAGACCGCGTCCGGAGGGAGGGAGTCGGGTCGTTCGCCTACGAGGCGGTCAGGTCGTCGCTCCCGTTCCGGGACCGGTTCCGGTTGGACCTCCTCGTGTTCGAGTGGACGAAGGGGCGGAAAGTCCCACTGGAACCGCGGAGCCGCCTCCGCATGCTCCGGCACGGGTTTCTCTCCTCCTCGTACTACCTCTACGGCTTCGACGAACGGCGGAACTACGACGACTACGTCTCGGAGTACGAGAAGATGGCCTACACCGCCCACATCAACGGGCGGACGCGGACGTACCTCGACGACAAGTTCCAGTTCTATTCGGCGATGCGGAGTCGAGGGTTCGGCGACAGACTCCCGGAGTTGTTCGGGGCGATAGACGGCGGGCGGGCGGACGTCGAAGACGTGGGCGCGGACCGGGTTCTCGAACTCCTCGACGGCGGCGAGAGACTCGTCCTCAAGAGTGCGACGGGCGCGGGCGGAAGCGGCGTCTACATCTGTCGCGCCGCGGACGACGGCGAGGGCTACGTCGTCAACGGCGACGCCGCCTCCGCCTCGGAGGTGCGGTCCGTCGTGTCGTCGGTGGAGAGGTACCTCGTCACGGAGTACAACGAACAGGCCGACTACGCGGCGGCGGTGTACCCCGACTCGCCGAACACGGTTCGGGTGATGACGATGCACCCCGGAGACGACGACGCGTTCGTCGCCGCCGTCGTCCACCGGTTCGGCACGGCGGCGTCCGGCGGCGTCGACAACTGGTCGCGGGGCGGTATCGCCTGCGAGGTAGACGAGGCGACGGGCGAACTGCGCCGGGCGACCCGGTACCCCTTCGACGGGGAACTGCGCTGGTTCGAGGCGCACCCCGACACCGACGCGACAATCGAGGGTCGGTCGGTGCCCGGATGGGAGCGCGTGAGGGAGGGCGTCCTCGAACTCGCCGAGGCGTTCCCCGACATGCCCTACGTCGGGTGGGACCTGTTGGTGACCGAACCGGGCGAGTTCGTCGTCTTGGAGGGGAACAACCAGTCGGACGTGGACTTGGTACAGGCGAACCGGCCCCTCCTCACCGACGACCGGGTGTGCGATTTCTACGAGGAGTTCGTCGCCGCCGACGAGTGGCCGCCCGGCGGTTCCTGA
- a CDS encoding erythromycin esterase family protein, which produces MSLGRGERRTEGMDAAVESVRRNARGLSDPSDLDRLVEAASDASVVMIGEASHGTSEFYRWRARLTARLIRESNVAFVGVEGDWTDCYDVNRHVRHRSDVPDDTMAVLDEFDRWPTWMWANWEVTEFLRWLREYNEGRASSEMVGFYGLDVYSLSESMEAVLDYLEDVDPEAAERAKDAYQCFEPYGEDAREYGRSTRLVPGDCEDEVIEVLADLRRNAPSYDGDDDDSAFAAEQNALVAKNAEEYYRSMARGNSSSWNVRDEHMTETLDRLLNRDDTDGTAVVWAHNTHVGDARATDMADRGAVNIGQLARERYGPGNVHLVGFGTHRGSVIAGRAWDAPMERMSVPEARDTSYGDVFERADVNDSYLLFDEFDASPLETSRGQRAIGVVYHPDRELGNYVPTALPERYDSFVHVEETSALHPLHLEPHRETPPETFPWGV; this is translated from the coding sequence ATGAGTCTCGGCCGCGGCGAACGACGCACCGAGGGGATGGACGCCGCCGTCGAGTCCGTGCGGCGGAACGCCCGCGGCCTCTCGGACCCGAGCGACCTCGACCGACTCGTCGAGGCGGCGTCGGACGCGTCGGTCGTCATGATCGGCGAGGCGTCCCACGGGACCAGCGAGTTCTACCGCTGGCGCGCCCGCCTGACGGCCCGCCTGATTCGGGAGTCGAACGTCGCGTTCGTCGGCGTCGAGGGCGACTGGACGGACTGTTACGACGTGAACCGCCACGTTCGACACCGGTCGGACGTCCCCGACGATACGATGGCGGTGTTAGACGAGTTCGACCGCTGGCCGACGTGGATGTGGGCCAACTGGGAGGTGACGGAGTTCCTGCGGTGGCTTCGGGAGTACAACGAGGGCCGCGCGTCCTCGGAGATGGTCGGCTTCTACGGCCTCGACGTGTACAGCCTCTCGGAGTCGATGGAGGCGGTGCTCGACTACCTCGAAGACGTGGACCCCGAGGCGGCCGAACGGGCCAAGGACGCCTACCAGTGTTTCGAACCGTACGGCGAGGACGCGCGCGAGTACGGCCGTTCGACCCGACTCGTCCCCGGCGACTGCGAGGACGAGGTGATCGAGGTGCTGGCCGACCTGCGTCGGAACGCACCGTCGTACGACGGCGACGACGACGACTCCGCCTTCGCCGCCGAGCAGAACGCCTTGGTCGCGAAGAACGCAGAGGAGTACTACCGCTCGATGGCGCGCGGGAACTCCTCGTCGTGGAACGTCCGCGACGAGCACATGACCGAGACGCTCGACAGACTGCTGAACCGCGACGACACCGACGGGACGGCGGTCGTCTGGGCGCACAACACCCACGTCGGCGACGCCCGCGCGACGGACATGGCGGACCGCGGCGCGGTCAACATCGGCCAACTCGCCCGCGAACGATACGGCCCCGGAAACGTCCACCTCGTCGGCTTCGGCACCCACCGCGGGTCGGTCATCGCCGGGCGGGCGTGGGACGCGCCGATGGAACGGATGTCGGTGCCGGAGGCGAGAGACACCTCCTACGGCGACGTGTTCGAACGCGCCGACGTGAACGACTCGTACCTCCTGTTCGACGAGTTCGACGCCTCGCCCCTCGAAACGTCGCGGGGGCAACGCGCCATCGGCGTCGTCTACCACCCCGACCGGGAACTCGGCAACTACGTGCCGACGGCGCTCCCCGAACGCTACGACTCGTTCGTCCACGTCGAGGAGACGTCGGCGCTGCATCCCCTCCACCTCGAACCCCACCGAGAGACACCGCCGGAGACGTTCCCGTGGGGCGTGTGA
- a CDS encoding GNAT family N-acetyltransferase, protein MELREPTSDETDRIREMVESSMTMSYRLSPQQIESIIDDQFDDDHLSKVIDSDNAVVFVAENEIDGVETAVAGIVIGVVRDGVGEIRWLLVDPEHQGAGVGTELFESAIESLRDQDVEYVRAATLEKNTEGEQFFEKFDYVRTEERTVELGDESLVEYVYTEPSAASDETDAAGTDAANADTDELEFPDTETEDGVRSATTDDGETVYIGTDDEDEESGTDAPFFVTYTGEEMSERYGYYCANCGSLDVIVDDMERMECSECGNSHASRSREAYDDSYL, encoded by the coding sequence ATGGAACTCCGCGAACCCACCTCGGACGAGACGGACCGAATCCGGGAGATGGTCGAAAGTTCGATGACGATGTCTTACCGGCTGAGTCCCCAGCAGATCGAGTCGATAATCGACGATCAGTTCGACGACGACCACCTCTCGAAGGTGATCGACAGCGACAACGCCGTGGTGTTCGTCGCGGAGAACGAGATAGACGGCGTCGAGACGGCCGTCGCCGGTATCGTCATCGGCGTCGTCCGCGACGGCGTCGGCGAGATTCGGTGGCTCCTCGTGGACCCCGAACATCAGGGCGCGGGCGTCGGCACGGAGCTGTTCGAGTCGGCGATAGAGTCCCTCCGGGACCAGGACGTAGAGTACGTCCGGGCGGCGACGCTGGAGAAGAACACGGAGGGCGAACAGTTCTTCGAGAAGTTCGACTACGTCCGGACGGAGGAGCGAACGGTCGAACTCGGCGACGAATCGCTCGTCGAGTACGTCTACACGGAACCGTCGGCCGCATCCGACGAGACGGACGCCGCGGGTACGGACGCCGCGAACGCGGACACGGACGAACTCGAGTTCCCCGACACCGAAACGGAGGACGGCGTCAGAAGCGCGACGACCGACGACGGGGAGACGGTGTACATCGGCACCGACGACGAGGACGAGGAGTCCGGCACCGACGCCCCGTTCTTCGTGACGTACACCGGCGAGGAGATGAGCGAGCGGTACGGCTACTACTGCGCCAACTGCGGGTCGCTGGACGTCATCGTGGACGACATGGAGCGCATGGAGTGCAGCGAGTGCGGAAACAGCCACGCCTCCCGGTCGAGAGAGGCGTACGACGACTCGTACCTCTGA
- a CDS encoding aldo/keto reductase, whose protein sequence is MTIPSRTLPNGDEMPQVGAGTWDIGGETVKESVRAALDAGYTHVDTAEGYKNEAEIGDVLAEYDREELFLTSKVLPSNLHYESVLESCEASLDRLGTDYLDLYLIHWPNPTISLRETMQALERLHEEGKVRNVGVSNFSKYQLMFALKVADVPIAVNQVEFHPWLYQEDLLQYCEDNDVVLTAAAPLARTEVLEDPVVRDVAEEYDRTPAQVVLRWQVQKGVVTIPKSSTPEHIRSNFEVSDWELDADDVARIDDIDTEKRVYMIDVDDETYGIPR, encoded by the coding sequence ATGACCATTCCGAGCCGAACGCTTCCGAACGGCGACGAGATGCCGCAGGTCGGAGCCGGCACGTGGGACATCGGCGGCGAGACGGTCAAAGAGTCCGTCCGGGCGGCCCTCGACGCCGGGTACACCCACGTCGACACGGCGGAGGGATACAAAAACGAGGCCGAAATCGGCGACGTTCTCGCGGAGTACGACCGCGAGGAACTGTTTCTGACCTCGAAGGTCCTCCCGTCGAACCTCCACTACGAGTCGGTGCTCGAGTCCTGCGAGGCCAGCCTCGACCGCTTGGGGACGGACTACCTCGACCTGTATCTGATACACTGGCCGAACCCGACCATCTCGCTGCGCGAGACGATGCAGGCGCTCGAACGCCTCCACGAGGAGGGGAAGGTACGGAACGTCGGCGTGAGCAACTTCAGCAAGTACCAACTGATGTTCGCGCTGAAGGTGGCCGACGTGCCCATCGCCGTCAATCAGGTGGAGTTCCACCCGTGGCTCTATCAGGAGGACCTTCTCCAGTACTGCGAGGACAACGACGTGGTGCTCACCGCCGCCGCGCCGTTGGCCCGCACGGAAGTGCTCGAAGACCCCGTGGTTCGGGACGTCGCCGAGGAGTACGACCGGACGCCCGCGCAGGTGGTCCTGCGCTGGCAGGTTCAGAAGGGCGTCGTCACGATTCCGAAGTCCTCGACGCCCGAGCACATCCGCTCGAACTTCGAGGTGAGCGACTGGGAACTCGACGCCGACGACGTGGCTCGAATCGACGACATCGACACCGAAAAGCGCGTCTACATGATCGACGTGGACGACGAAACGTACGGAATCCCGCGCTGA
- a CDS encoding ERCC4 domain-containing protein, whose product MSLAVVVDDREPAAVAEAVRAHPDVESVESRRLDAGDVVMGNVGVERKTLSDYVSTLIGRRAPDLRDQVRRLSEAYEHSYVLLEAELPADGDEGVPAAAVRGSAASLTARLGTPVIPCSDRDRLVDMAVRLGRKHVEEPSSPALPNGSVTALDAPTAKRMYGCIDGVGTDTAGRLYDAYPSVEEIVAASPEELMAVDGIGPKRADAIHSAFRGGE is encoded by the coding sequence ATGTCACTCGCAGTCGTCGTAGACGACAGGGAACCCGCCGCCGTGGCGGAGGCGGTTCGCGCGCACCCGGACGTGGAATCCGTCGAGTCCCGCCGCCTCGACGCCGGCGACGTGGTGATGGGGAACGTCGGCGTCGAGCGGAAGACTCTCTCGGACTACGTGAGCACGCTCATCGGTCGGCGCGCGCCCGACCTCCGCGACCAAGTTCGGAGACTGAGCGAGGCGTACGAACACTCGTACGTCCTCTTGGAGGCCGAGTTACCCGCGGACGGCGACGAGGGGGTGCCCGCGGCGGCCGTCCGGGGGTCGGCGGCGTCTCTGACCGCCCGACTCGGGACGCCCGTCATCCCGTGTTCGGACCGCGACCGCCTCGTCGATATGGCCGTCCGACTCGGCCGGAAGCACGTCGAAGAGCCCTCGAGCCCGGCGCTTCCGAACGGGTCGGTGACGGCGCTGGACGCGCCGACCGCAAAGCGGATGTACGGCTGTATCGACGGCGTCGGAACCGACACGGCGGGCCGCCTGTACGACGCGTACCCGAGCGTCGAAGAGATCGTCGCGGCGTCGCCGGAGGAACTGATGGCCGTCGACGGCATCGGGCCGAAACGGGCCGACGCCATCCACTCGGCGTTCAGAGGCGGCGAGTGA
- a CDS encoding DUF2267 domain-containing protein, producing MQREELLDGVARRARLESHDEAEHAALATLQTLGEHISEGEAEDVAERLPDEYEQTVTDRSDATPQEFSTEGFVRSVARRERGDVGGEEARTHARAVFATLADAGLEDELQDARSQLPDEFDTLFETDGLAE from the coding sequence ATGCAACGAGAGGAACTACTCGACGGAGTCGCTCGACGGGCCCGACTCGAATCGCACGACGAAGCGGAACACGCCGCGCTGGCGACGCTTCAGACGCTCGGCGAACACATCTCCGAAGGGGAGGCCGAGGACGTCGCCGAGAGACTCCCGGACGAGTACGAACAGACGGTCACCGACCGGAGCGACGCGACGCCGCAGGAGTTCTCCACCGAGGGGTTCGTCCGGAGCGTCGCCCGGCGCGAACGCGGGGACGTAGGCGGCGAAGAGGCGCGGACGCACGCCCGCGCGGTGTTCGCGACGCTCGCGGACGCCGGCCTCGAAGACGAACTGCAGGACGCGCGGTCGCAACTGCCGGACGAGTTCGACACGCTGTTCGAGACCGACGGCCTCGCCGAGTGA
- a CDS encoding cation:proton antiporter, translating to MALEFYDLVLILLGVAVLGTGLLPRYVQQLPLSRPLIWVAFGFAIFSLPLGLPSLDPVLQGEFTERITEFGVIIALMVAGLKLDRPPGLRGWESTWRLIGITMPVTIGLAALVGWWVVGLTIPSAMLLGAVIAPTDPVLASEVQVEGPEGSDEDEMLDDADGGEDEARFALTSEAGLNDGFAFPFTYLAIAMALMGVSPGNWVGEWFLVDVLFRIAVGLAVGAGLGWVMAKLVFVEEISPEAPMARSLLGVEALGATLLVYGFIEFIGGYGFIGVFVAAVTIRNYEYRHAYYDPLHDVAEQAEQLTMAAIMILFGGLIASGLFAPLTWELVVASVLIVLVVRPVSGIVALLGFDRSWAERLVISFYGLRGIGTFYYLAYALNEAAFRDANVLWAVSGLAVLLSVVLGGITATPVVEEWLGESPEVETPDTSG from the coding sequence ATGGCACTGGAGTTCTACGACCTCGTTTTGATACTCCTCGGAGTCGCGGTCTTAGGGACCGGTCTGCTGCCGCGATACGTCCAACAACTCCCGCTGTCTCGGCCTCTCATCTGGGTGGCTTTCGGGTTCGCGATATTCTCGTTACCGCTCGGACTCCCCTCTCTCGACCCGGTTCTGCAGGGGGAGTTCACCGAGCGAATCACCGAGTTCGGCGTGATTATCGCCCTGATGGTCGCGGGCCTGAAACTCGACCGGCCCCCCGGCCTGAGGGGGTGGGAGTCGACGTGGCGACTCATCGGAATCACGATGCCGGTGACCATCGGTCTGGCGGCGTTGGTCGGGTGGTGGGTCGTCGGACTGACGATTCCGTCCGCGATGCTGTTAGGCGCGGTCATCGCGCCGACCGACCCCGTGCTAGCGAGCGAAGTGCAGGTCGAAGGGCCGGAGGGGAGCGACGAAGACGAGATGCTGGACGACGCCGACGGGGGCGAAGACGAGGCTCGCTTCGCCCTCACGTCGGAGGCGGGACTCAACGACGGGTTCGCCTTCCCCTTTACGTACCTCGCCATCGCCATGGCGCTGATGGGCGTCTCGCCCGGCAACTGGGTCGGCGAGTGGTTCCTCGTGGACGTGCTCTTCAGAATCGCGGTCGGACTCGCCGTCGGGGCCGGACTCGGATGGGTGATGGCGAAACTCGTCTTCGTCGAGGAGATTTCGCCGGAAGCCCCCATGGCCCGGTCGCTGTTGGGCGTGGAAGCCCTGGGCGCGACACTCCTCGTGTACGGCTTCATCGAGTTTATCGGCGGGTACGGCTTCATCGGCGTCTTCGTCGCCGCGGTCACCATCCGCAACTACGAGTACCGACACGCCTACTACGACCCGCTTCACGACGTCGCCGAACAGGCCGAGCAACTGACGATGGCGGCGATAATGATTCTCTTCGGCGGGCTGATAGCCAGCGGACTGTTCGCGCCCCTCACGTGGGAACTCGTCGTCGCGTCGGTGCTCATCGTCCTCGTCGTCCGGCCGGTGTCCGGAATCGTCGCGCTCCTCGGGTTCGACCGAAGTTGGGCCGAACGACTCGTCATCTCCTTCTACGGCCTGCGGGGCATCGGGACGTTCTACTACCTCGCGTACGCCCTCAACGAGGCGGCCTTTCGGGACGCGAACGTGCTCTGGGCGGTGTCGGGACTGGCCGTCTTGCTGTCGGTCGTCCTCGGCGGCATCACCGCGACGCCCGTCGTCGAAGAGTGGTTGGGAGAGTCACCGGAAGTAGAGACGCCGGACACGTCGGGGTGA
- a CDS encoding cupin domain-containing protein, translating to MVSTGDVIENPATGERIAFRTTAEDSGGRAVEFDYYLEPGGFAVGKFDHVHPRQEERIDVRSGELGVRIDGDEWTATPGTQFSVLPETEHTVWNAGDREMHAVVELRPGLKIEAFFETMFGLAQDGKTDRRGIPSPLQSAVLADEYREEIRPPVVPGPAVNALASVLAPVGRRKGYRARYPRYADRTATDR from the coding sequence ATGGTTTCTACGGGCGACGTCATCGAAAACCCCGCGACCGGAGAGCGAATCGCATTCCGAACGACGGCCGAAGACTCCGGCGGGCGAGCGGTCGAGTTCGACTACTACCTCGAACCCGGCGGGTTCGCCGTCGGGAAGTTCGACCACGTTCACCCCCGGCAGGAGGAACGAATCGACGTCCGAAGCGGCGAACTCGGCGTTCGAATCGACGGCGACGAGTGGACGGCCACGCCCGGCACGCAGTTCTCCGTGCTCCCCGAGACGGAGCACACGGTGTGGAACGCCGGCGACAGGGAGATGCACGCGGTAGTGGAACTGCGCCCCGGACTGAAGATCGAGGCGTTCTTCGAGACGATGTTCGGACTCGCGCAGGACGGGAAAACCGACCGGCGGGGGATTCCGAGCCCGCTACAGTCGGCGGTTCTCGCCGACGAGTACCGCGAGGAGATACGACCGCCGGTCGTCCCCGGCCCCGCCGTGAACGCGCTCGCGTCGGTGTTGGCCCCCGTCGGCCGACGAAAGGGGTACCGCGCCCGGTATCCGCGCTACGCCGACCGGACGGCGACCGACCGGTGA
- a CDS encoding PRC-barrel domain containing protein: protein MTAELSDDDRGKTVVSGTERIGVVTDVRGGTAYVDPEWDNVDEGLKETLGWDEDDDTYTIEESAFTTVQNTEVRLRSDLF, encoded by the coding sequence ATGACGGCCGAACTCTCGGACGACGACCGCGGCAAGACAGTCGTGAGCGGAACCGAGCGCATCGGCGTGGTGACGGACGTTCGAGGCGGGACGGCGTACGTCGACCCCGAGTGGGACAACGTGGACGAGGGACTGAAGGAGACGCTCGGGTGGGACGAGGACGACGACACCTACACCATCGAGGAGTCGGCGTTCACGACGGTGCAGAACACCGAAGTCCGCCTCCGCTCGGACCTGTTCTGA